Proteins from a single region of bacterium:
- the fliR gene encoding flagellar biosynthetic protein FliR → MTLPLDEAWTFGLVMVRILALTLTAPFFSHQSIPMRVRVGLALGIAMAAGTRFGTAPDPMLLGAASLWGLVAREVLVGAMLGFATGLVFSGLALMGEFASIQGGLGAATVLDPTSGSSSVVLTSMIQLFGVLIFLAIEGHHEVLRGLALSFSVFPVGQMTFHLEAFESVVKLGGVIFRVAVHLAAPVTAAMIISNVAVGILGRAIPQLNLMALQLPAHVGTTLLILGLGAGPLSDVMARTIQGFTGEAIQAVLGVR, encoded by the coding sequence GTGACACTCCCGCTGGATGAGGCCTGGACGTTCGGTCTGGTCATGGTGCGCATCCTGGCGCTTACCCTGACGGCACCGTTCTTCAGCCATCAGTCGATTCCCATGCGCGTGCGCGTGGGTCTTGCCCTGGGCATCGCCATGGCCGCGGGCACCCGATTCGGAACCGCGCCGGACCCGATGCTTCTCGGCGCCGCCAGCCTCTGGGGGCTGGTCGCAAGGGAAGTCCTGGTCGGCGCGATGCTGGGTTTCGCTACCGGGCTGGTATTCAGCGGCCTCGCATTGATGGGTGAGTTCGCTTCCATCCAGGGAGGGCTCGGCGCGGCGACCGTGCTGGATCCGACCAGCGGTTCGTCTTCGGTCGTACTCACATCGATGATCCAGCTCTTCGGGGTGTTGATCTTCCTCGCGATCGAAGGGCATCATGAAGTCCTCCGCGGCCTGGCCCTCTCGTTCTCCGTTTTCCCGGTCGGGCAGATGACGTTCCACCTCGAAGCCTTCGAATCCGTCGTCAAGCTCGGCGGTGTGATCTTTCGTGTGGCCGTCCACCTCGCAGCGCCGGTGACGGCAGCCATGATCATCTCCAACGTCGCCGTGGGAATCCTGGGTCGGGCCATCCCGCAGCTGAACCTGATGGCGCTGCAGCTCCCCGCCCACGTCGGCACGACGCTGTTGATTCTGGGCCTCGGTGCGGGGCCCCTATCGGACGTGATGGCACGAACGATCCAGGGTTTTACCGGTGAGGCCATCCAGGCCGTACTGGGAGTACGTTAG
- the flhB gene encoding flagellar biosynthesis protein FlhB has protein sequence MAEEEAEKTETATPKRREEARRKGEVAQSREIQHVVILSAAVMAFGSSLGIGVLTALAEVARSAWTAIAAPPETLADYRMLLLSHASRPAFAVLPIMLLFAAVGTASQVFQTGPLLSSEALAFKANRMSPLQGAKRMLSPDRLFDLVKAIIKVSIVGIVGWWVIGGEMDQVVGLADTGIGPGLGTIGLLSRQLAIAVLAVLALMAAGDLFYQRWRYEKRLRMSKREVREEVKQREGNPHVRSRFRQMQRDLSRSRMITAVADADVVITNPTHFAVALRYEREKMGAPEVVAKGRGHVAKRIREAAKDADVPIVENPPLARMLHQTTEVGSPVPDNLFQAVAEVLAYIYRLDPRRAVSWGANS, from the coding sequence GTGGCTGAAGAAGAAGCCGAAAAGACCGAGACGGCGACTCCAAAGCGCCGCGAAGAAGCCCGGCGCAAGGGTGAGGTGGCCCAGAGCCGCGAGATCCAACACGTCGTGATTCTCTCGGCTGCGGTCATGGCCTTCGGCTCGTCATTGGGCATCGGGGTCTTGACCGCGTTGGCCGAGGTGGCGCGTTCCGCCTGGACAGCGATCGCAGCTCCGCCGGAGACCCTCGCGGACTACCGCATGTTGTTGCTGAGCCACGCGAGCCGCCCGGCATTTGCGGTACTGCCGATCATGTTGCTCTTCGCTGCGGTCGGCACAGCCTCACAGGTTTTCCAGACTGGCCCGCTGCTCAGCAGTGAGGCTTTGGCTTTCAAGGCGAACCGGATGAGTCCACTTCAGGGTGCCAAGCGCATGCTCAGCCCTGATCGCTTGTTCGATCTGGTGAAGGCAATCATCAAGGTGAGCATTGTCGGCATCGTTGGCTGGTGGGTGATCGGCGGAGAGATGGACCAGGTGGTCGGCCTCGCGGATACGGGCATCGGCCCCGGGCTCGGCACGATCGGACTTCTCTCCCGGCAGTTGGCGATCGCCGTCCTTGCCGTCTTGGCCTTGATGGCGGCTGGGGACCTCTTCTACCAACGATGGCGCTACGAGAAGCGCCTTCGTATGAGCAAGCGAGAGGTTCGCGAAGAAGTCAAGCAACGCGAGGGGAACCCTCACGTACGCAGCCGCTTCCGCCAGATGCAGCGCGATCTCTCGCGTTCACGAATGATCACCGCGGTGGCAGACGCGGATGTGGTGATCACCAATCCGACGCATTTCGCCGTCGCGCTGCGCTACGAGCGGGAGAAGATGGGAGCACCGGAGGTCGTGGCCAAGGGCCGCGGGCACGTCGCCAAACGTATCCGGGAAGCGGCCAAGGACGCTGACGTTCCGATCGTCGAGAACCCGCCCCTGGCTCGGATGCTCCATCAGACGACAGAAGTCGGGAGCCCCGTGCCGGACAACCTCTTCCAGGCCGTTGCAGAAGTGCTGGCCTACATCTACCGGCTGGATCCTCGTAGGGCGGTGTCGTGGGGCGCGAACTCATGA
- a CDS encoding sigma-54-dependent Fis family transcriptional regulator, producing the protein MNASLPTVLVVDDEPLVRRALARALKRLDVRPIEAGDMAQAMALLHAERIQGVIADQRLTTGSGVELLTTVRDTWPEISRVLITGSDDPHIAQLAINQAGVSYFLGKPWDAEALEEVVARLPKIIEEPEPTRTLPTSTGWKHRFPGIIGESLAMRELLELVRKVAETDSTALITGETGTGKELIGRAIHDASRRGERVFSAVNSAAFPETLLESELFGHRRGAFTGASSNSKGLFEHADRGTVFLDEVAEMPLSMQAKLLRFLQTGEIRPVGEEVTRYVDVRLVTATNKDLETEVAEGRFREDLYYRLAVIPVHVPPLRERLEDIPLLARHFLGQMADKTSFPVEDIDDAAMDRLAGYRWPGNVRELENAIERAVALCRTGRIEVDDLPLHVREPKRLVLDTGIQSLPGIERRHILETLDKVGWNRKRAAELLQISTTTLWRRLKEFGIESDAHVRASRLPLNG; encoded by the coding sequence GTGAACGCATCGCTGCCGACTGTATTGGTCGTCGACGACGAGCCTTTGGTGCGCCGCGCCCTCGCGCGGGCATTGAAACGACTCGACGTTCGACCGATCGAAGCCGGCGACATGGCCCAGGCCATGGCCTTGCTTCACGCCGAGCGCATTCAGGGCGTGATCGCCGACCAGCGGCTCACGACCGGCTCCGGCGTGGAGTTGCTCACGACCGTGCGGGATACCTGGCCGGAGATCAGTCGCGTGCTGATCACTGGCTCGGATGATCCGCATATTGCCCAGCTTGCCATCAATCAGGCCGGCGTTTCCTATTTCCTGGGCAAGCCCTGGGACGCGGAAGCGCTGGAAGAGGTCGTCGCCCGGCTGCCCAAGATCATCGAGGAGCCGGAGCCGACCCGAACGTTGCCAACCTCGACCGGTTGGAAACATCGCTTCCCCGGAATCATCGGCGAATCCCTGGCCATGCGAGAGCTTCTCGAACTGGTCCGCAAGGTCGCCGAGACCGACAGCACGGCTTTGATCACCGGCGAAACCGGAACCGGAAAGGAACTGATCGGGCGAGCGATTCACGACGCGAGTCGCCGTGGCGAGAGGGTCTTTTCGGCCGTGAACTCCGCAGCATTTCCCGAAACGCTTCTGGAGAGTGAGCTCTTCGGACACCGCCGCGGAGCGTTCACCGGAGCTTCTTCGAACAGCAAGGGCCTTTTCGAGCACGCCGATCGAGGCACCGTCTTCCTGGACGAAGTAGCAGAGATGCCGCTCTCCATGCAGGCGAAACTACTGCGCTTCCTGCAGACCGGTGAAATCCGGCCCGTGGGCGAGGAGGTCACGCGTTATGTCGATGTCCGGCTCGTCACGGCCACCAACAAGGATCTCGAAACCGAGGTAGCCGAAGGTCGCTTCCGAGAAGACCTCTACTACCGCCTTGCCGTGATTCCGGTGCATGTTCCGCCGCTTCGCGAGCGATTGGAAGATATTCCGCTTCTGGCACGACACTTCCTCGGCCAGATGGCGGACAAGACCAGCTTCCCGGTCGAGGATATCGACGACGCCGCGATGGATCGGCTCGCGGGATATCGATGGCCGGGCAACGTGCGAGAGCTCGAGAACGCGATCGAGCGCGCCGTTGCATTGTGTCGCACGGGTCGGATCGAGGTGGATGACCTTCCGCTTCATGTTCGCGAGCCGAAGCGGCTCGTCCTGGATACGGGAATCCAGAGCCTTCCAGGTATCGAGCGCCGCCACATCCTGGAGACACTCGACAAGGTCGGATGGAATCGGAAGCGAGCCGCTGAGCTGCTGCAGATCTCAACGACGACTCTGTGGCGACGCCTGAAAGAATTCGGAATCGAGAGCGACGCCCACGTGCGCGCCAGCCGCTTGCCGTTGAACGGTTGA
- the fliP gene encoding flagellar type III secretion system pore protein FliP (The bacterial flagellar biogenesis protein FliP forms a type III secretion system (T3SS)-type pore required for flagellar assembly.), which translates to MVETGSALLVVLGCLALLRVALQWTGLAGVGAKRGSLRVVETCALGSRKRLHVVEVEGERLLVGSSESGLAMLHHLPENPVAETEPVQEKEAPAGPHTFRRLLQGVGSLSLIFLASMLVGDPAFAESGLTIKLDGLQDPEQLNSTLEMVAFFTLVGVAPSILLMATSFTRIVIVLAFLRQAIGVQHLPPNQVLVGLALFTTMFVMAPLGDQIRVDAYEPYVAQEIEASEAAELAIGPIRKFLLQSTKEKDLTLFLEISGTGEVEDLADVPFTTLLPSYMLSELRTAFEIGFMIYLPFLVVDLVIASMLISMGMIVLPPIVISLPFKLMLFVLLDGWNLVLGSLISGLR; encoded by the coding sequence TTGGTCGAAACAGGATCCGCACTACTGGTGGTGCTGGGATGTCTCGCGCTTCTGCGCGTGGCACTTCAGTGGACAGGATTGGCCGGTGTCGGCGCAAAGCGCGGGAGCTTACGGGTCGTCGAGACATGCGCCCTGGGTTCGCGCAAGCGCTTGCATGTCGTCGAAGTCGAGGGCGAACGCCTGCTCGTCGGCTCGAGCGAAAGCGGGCTGGCGATGCTGCACCACCTTCCGGAGAACCCTGTCGCAGAAACGGAGCCGGTCCAGGAAAAAGAGGCACCTGCCGGCCCCCATACCTTTCGGCGCCTGCTCCAAGGGGTTGGCTCGCTGAGCCTGATCTTCCTGGCGTCGATGCTGGTCGGGGATCCCGCATTCGCAGAGAGCGGTCTCACGATCAAGCTCGACGGGCTCCAGGATCCGGAGCAGCTGAACTCGACGCTCGAGATGGTCGCGTTCTTCACATTGGTGGGCGTCGCTCCTTCCATCCTGCTCATGGCCACCAGCTTCACGAGGATCGTGATCGTGCTGGCTTTCTTGCGCCAGGCCATCGGCGTGCAGCATCTGCCGCCGAACCAGGTGTTGGTGGGCCTTGCGCTCTTCACCACGATGTTCGTGATGGCACCTCTCGGAGATCAGATCCGAGTCGATGCCTACGAGCCCTACGTCGCGCAGGAAATCGAAGCCTCGGAAGCGGCCGAACTGGCGATCGGGCCGATTCGAAAATTCCTCCTCCAATCGACCAAAGAGAAGGATCTCACTCTCTTCCTCGAGATCTCGGGAACCGGCGAAGTCGAGGATCTGGCGGACGTGCCCTTCACCACCCTGCTTCCCTCCTACATGTTGAGCGAGCTGAGGACGGCATTCGAGATCGGATTCATGATCTATCTGCCATTCCTCGTGGTCGATCTCGTGATCGCCTCGATGCTGATCTCGATGGGAATGATCGTCCTCCCGCCAATCGTCATTTCACTTCCATTCAAGTTGATGCTCTTCGTGCTGCTGGATGGCTGGAATCTCGTGCTTGGCTCGCTGATCAGCGGGCTTCGGTGA
- a CDS encoding flagellar motor protein MotB — protein MSDDEDAYEEPTAPAWMATFGDLMSLLLTFFILLLSFASMDAQRFAEVSGSVRDAFGVQLVVPGKFEAMADDMISLNDRPMSSHLSVIDAKTRQQIATKRLAQRIKASIAAKRMDRLIEVDETARGVVIRVPGELMFTSGSTELRVESLVFLQEVASLINGTPDTVAIEGHTDSSPSSSTTNNWQISTSRAVATLEFLVDVARVDPARLQVTGFADTRPIASNEDAEGRARNRRVEFTFLHNQEPTGG, from the coding sequence ATGAGCGACGACGAAGACGCCTATGAGGAGCCGACGGCCCCAGCTTGGATGGCGACCTTCGGCGACTTGATGAGCCTCCTGCTCACCTTCTTCATCCTGTTGCTCTCGTTCGCCAGCATGGACGCTCAACGCTTCGCTGAGGTCAGCGGCTCCGTGCGAGATGCTTTCGGAGTCCAGTTGGTGGTCCCAGGGAAGTTCGAGGCCATGGCGGACGACATGATCAGCCTCAACGATCGCCCGATGTCCTCGCATCTCAGCGTCATCGACGCCAAGACACGCCAGCAAATCGCGACCAAGAGGCTTGCCCAGCGCATCAAGGCCAGCATCGCGGCGAAACGCATGGATCGTCTGATCGAAGTGGACGAGACGGCCAGGGGCGTCGTGATCCGTGTTCCCGGAGAGTTGATGTTCACTTCCGGCTCCACCGAGCTCCGGGTCGAATCCCTGGTCTTTCTCCAGGAAGTGGCCAGCCTCATCAACGGCACGCCCGATACCGTCGCGATCGAGGGCCACACGGATTCCTCGCCCTCTTCCTCGACCACCAACAACTGGCAGATCTCGACGTCTCGCGCGGTAGCGACACTCGAATTTCTCGTGGACGTGGCTCGGGTGGATCCGGCTCGTCTGCAGGTCACCGGCTTCGCCGATACCAGGCCCATCGCCTCGAACGAAGATGCCGAAGGCCGAGCAAGGAACCGCCGCGTGGAGTTCACCTTCCTCCACAATCAGGAGCCGACGGGCGGTTAG
- the fliQ gene encoding flagellar biosynthesis protein FliQ, which translates to MDVGQVSALLQETIRMSLMLSAPILATALLSGLAVSIFQAATQINEQTLSFVPKIVLTLSVFAFTFPWLMSSLVDFGTRLMGQVAVGGP; encoded by the coding sequence ATGGACGTCGGACAAGTAAGCGCACTCCTCCAGGAGACCATCCGGATGTCTCTGATGCTCTCGGCGCCGATCCTGGCAACCGCATTGCTCTCGGGGTTGGCCGTATCGATCTTCCAGGCCGCAACCCAGATCAATGAACAAACCCTCTCGTTCGTGCCGAAGATCGTGCTGACACTCAGCGTCTTTGCGTTCACGTTTCCCTGGCTGATGTCGAGCCTGGTCGATTTCGGAACCCGGCTGATGGGCCAGGTGGCGGTCGGTGGCCCGTGA
- a CDS encoding motility protein A (Homolog of MotA, appears to be involved in motility on surfaces and under different ionic conditions. With MotS (a MotB homolog) forms the ion channels that couple flagellar rotation to proton/sodium motive force across the membrane and forms the stator elements of the rotary flagellar machine.), translating to MDLATLIGIVLGIGLIIGAMLLGGSIMAFVNAPGLLIVVGGTIAATLINESMGLVAGAAKVYVQAFFEKAPSATELIDKVVDLAAKARKEGLVSLEGEDIPDPFLARGVQLGVDGLAPEIINGILEGELKTLKSRHGRSQAVFKFMASTAPAMGMIGTLIGLVQMLQAMEDPAAIGPAMAVALLTTLYGAILAFVLFAPIASKLETRTKSEVAHKTLAIIGVESILKGDNSMVIQSKLDAYLSPADREAKAAEK from the coding sequence ATGGATCTTGCAACGCTGATCGGAATCGTCCTTGGCATCGGCCTGATCATAGGGGCGATGCTGCTAGGCGGTTCGATCATGGCGTTCGTGAACGCGCCAGGCCTCTTGATCGTGGTTGGCGGTACGATTGCCGCCACACTGATCAATGAATCGATGGGCCTGGTCGCTGGTGCGGCGAAGGTCTATGTCCAGGCGTTCTTCGAAAAAGCGCCTTCCGCGACCGAGCTGATCGACAAGGTGGTGGACCTGGCAGCGAAGGCTCGCAAGGAAGGGCTCGTTTCGCTGGAGGGCGAGGATATCCCGGATCCGTTCCTGGCTCGCGGGGTCCAGCTGGGCGTGGATGGTCTCGCACCGGAGATCATCAACGGAATCCTCGAGGGCGAGCTCAAGACGTTGAAGAGCCGCCATGGTCGCTCTCAGGCCGTCTTCAAATTCATGGCCTCGACCGCACCGGCCATGGGGATGATCGGAACGCTGATCGGCCTCGTACAGATGCTCCAGGCGATGGAAGATCCCGCCGCGATCGGCCCCGCCATGGCCGTCGCGCTGCTCACGACATTGTATGGCGCCATTCTCGCATTCGTCCTGTTCGCGCCCATTGCTTCGAAGCTCGAGACACGTACGAAGAGCGAAGTCGCTCACAAGACGCTCGCCATCATCGGTGTCGAATCCATCTTGAAGGGCGACAACTCGATGGTCATCCAGTCGAAGCTCGATGCCTACCTGTCGCCAGCGGATCGGGAAGCGAAGGCCGCTGAGAAATGA
- the fliN gene encoding flagellar motor switch protein FliN — MEQEKPDEGMVEATTAATASGSLDLVIDVPLRVTVEVGSASMLVREVLQFSKGSVIELDRAAGEPADVLVNGRLLARGEVTVEDDRLAVRIVEMLVEPPGS, encoded by the coding sequence ATGGAGCAGGAGAAACCGGACGAGGGCATGGTGGAGGCTACGACGGCTGCCACTGCAAGCGGCTCTCTGGATCTCGTGATCGATGTGCCCTTGCGGGTCACCGTCGAGGTGGGTTCTGCATCCATGCTCGTTCGCGAGGTCCTTCAGTTCAGCAAGGGCTCCGTGATCGAGCTCGATCGCGCCGCCGGCGAACCGGCGGATGTCTTGGTGAATGGGCGCTTGTTGGCCCGAGGTGAGGTCACGGTCGAAGACGATCGTCTCGCCGTTCGCATCGTGGAGATGTTGGTCGAGCCGCCCGGCTCTTGA
- a CDS encoding MinD/ParA family protein, with protein MTQGKLISVVSGKGGVGKTNLVANLAVAAAGLGARVLVVDGDLGLANVDVLLGLTPLRTVADVLEGGCSFEEALISGPRGIKLMPAASGRMDLPAYRPDALAGLLIPLFEATEQFDLVLVDGGAGVGPAVVTLAAACDRALLLVTRDPTSLADAYATLKVLDREAPALPVEVVVNQVRGELEARGIHERLERVSTRFLGKSPHYRGYLPQDPRLAEAAARQQAVVEVFPGAPSSEKIDRLARHLLAGLDPARRGERPLLTTNPISPAS; from the coding sequence GTGACGCAGGGAAAATTGATTTCGGTCGTCAGTGGAAAAGGCGGGGTCGGCAAGACCAACCTCGTGGCGAACCTGGCTGTGGCCGCTGCGGGCCTCGGTGCGCGCGTATTGGTTGTTGATGGAGACCTGGGCCTTGCCAACGTAGACGTCCTGCTGGGCCTTACTCCACTTCGGACAGTGGCCGACGTGCTGGAGGGCGGCTGTAGCTTCGAGGAGGCTTTGATCTCGGGGCCTCGCGGAATCAAGCTGATGCCCGCGGCATCCGGCCGGATGGATCTACCGGCCTATCGTCCCGACGCCCTGGCCGGACTTCTGATTCCGCTGTTCGAGGCCACGGAGCAATTCGATCTGGTGTTGGTCGATGGAGGTGCAGGGGTGGGCCCGGCCGTCGTGACCCTCGCTGCCGCCTGCGACCGAGCGCTTCTTCTCGTTACCCGCGATCCGACCAGCCTGGCCGATGCCTACGCCACGCTGAAAGTGCTGGATCGCGAGGCGCCAGCCTTGCCTGTCGAAGTCGTTGTCAATCAAGTTCGCGGTGAACTCGAGGCGCGTGGAATTCACGAACGCCTCGAGCGCGTGTCGACGCGCTTCCTGGGCAAGAGCCCGCACTACCGCGGATACCTGCCGCAGGATCCAAGGCTCGCCGAGGCTGCCGCTCGCCAACAAGCAGTGGTCGAAGTCTTCCCTGGCGCGCCTTCTTCCGAGAAGATCGACCGGCTGGCGCGACACTTGTTGGCCGGCCTCGACCCCGCCAGACGCGGGGAGCGGCCCTTGCTCACAACGAACCCGATTTCCCCCGCATCCTGA
- a CDS encoding HDOD domain-containing protein has protein sequence MNERLKPYLAVVGDLPGIPAVASKVMTAAADPNTSADDLRTVIETDPALAARILKVANSSLYAFSRGIETLRHAIALLGFRTVENLVMAASLRDVFQNFGLSEKLLWEHSTLAGSVAARLSSYGLIDVERESAFTAGLLHDLGKIALANTAREQYSTIIMRTYNEGIAFRDAEQEEFGFDHAELGALVGEKWKLPEKLVDAIRFHHHDPADYPDGPPEAGRLIALTAVVTRCCSRLGYGRRGAIEAIDVMELPAWSYLDLGAADMDPILELVEEEAKNAEGLFG, from the coding sequence ATGAACGAGCGACTCAAGCCCTATCTCGCTGTCGTCGGAGATCTTCCCGGAATCCCCGCCGTCGCCAGCAAGGTGATGACGGCAGCCGCCGACCCCAACACGAGCGCGGACGATCTTCGCACGGTGATCGAAACGGATCCCGCTCTTGCTGCGCGCATCTTGAAGGTCGCGAACTCGTCGCTCTACGCATTTTCGCGGGGGATCGAGACCCTGCGGCATGCGATCGCCCTGCTCGGTTTTCGAACCGTGGAGAATCTGGTGATGGCTGCATCGTTGCGCGATGTGTTCCAGAACTTCGGGCTCTCCGAGAAGCTCCTTTGGGAGCACTCGACGCTTGCCGGCTCGGTGGCGGCGCGCCTCTCGAGCTACGGACTCATCGATGTCGAGCGCGAATCGGCCTTCACCGCGGGCTTGCTTCACGATCTCGGGAAGATCGCCCTGGCGAATACGGCCCGCGAGCAATACAGCACGATCATCATGCGCACCTACAACGAGGGCATTGCCTTCCGAGATGCGGAACAGGAAGAATTCGGCTTCGACCACGCGGAACTGGGTGCTCTGGTAGGCGAAAAATGGAAACTGCCGGAGAAGTTGGTTGATGCGATTCGCTTTCATCACCACGATCCCGCGGACTATCCGGACGGGCCCCCGGAGGCCGGTCGATTGATCGCGCTGACCGCCGTCGTGACCCGCTGCTGCAGCCGCCTCGGCTATGGGAGGCGCGGCGCGATCGAAGCGATCGACGTCATGGAACTCCCCGCATGGAGCTATCTGGATCTCGGTGCCGCCGACATGGATCCCATCCTCGAACTCGTCGAGGAGGAGGCGAAGAACGCAGAAGGTCTCTTCGGCTGA
- the flhA gene encoding flagellar biosynthesis protein FlhA, protein MNAQRSEILLGTTFFGILALLVIPLPPTLLDFFFALSITVSLLILLVALYVEKPLDFSVFPSLLLIVTLTRLGLNVASTRLILIGGADGPDAAGRVIQAFGDIAVGGNYLVGIILFLIFVTINFVVISKGSGRIAEVAARFTLDAMPGKQMAIDADLNQGILDEAEAKQRRKDIQREADFYGAMDGASKFVKGDAIAGLVIMAVNILGGLAVGVIQGGMGVTDAIETYTLLTVGDGLVGQVPALVVSTAAGMVVTRAAAGDTLSAELGTQIMAQPRAVYGAAGMLGVMAMIPGFPFLPFAGLAAGAAYFARTITETQKNAEPVEQEFKTVEPEVSEEEEVRGALALDDLELEIGYGLIPLVDPDRGGDLLPRVRAMRKQLATELGFVIPLIHIRDNLQLEPGEYAVLVRGNQVARSRIPPGRLLAIQPGEGAPEIPGIATKDPAFGLPAVWIQDRDKERATTAGYAVVDSASALATHLAETIRRFAPELLTRANVMELLDAFSRQSPKVVEEIVPALVSVSVLHRTLRQLLEEGVSVRDIGSILETLAEYSGKIEDPDLLTDLVRERLGRTITRPFLDSEGTLNVITLEPGLEETLKNGVQRSQGGSYLAVDPSTLDRLVRGVEAQVHGLPASGDTGPVLLSPQQLRSPLRQLLSRSAPRVAVVSHNELPPDVRIVATGQVELAEAAGLL, encoded by the coding sequence ATGAACGCTCAGCGGAGCGAAATACTCCTGGGGACGACGTTCTTCGGAATCCTGGCGCTGCTGGTCATACCGCTTCCGCCAACGCTTCTTGATTTCTTTTTTGCGCTCTCCATCACCGTTTCGTTGCTGATCCTGCTGGTGGCGCTCTACGTCGAGAAGCCGCTCGATTTTTCAGTCTTCCCATCCTTGCTGCTGATCGTGACGCTCACCCGTCTCGGCCTGAACGTGGCCAGCACCCGCCTGATCCTGATCGGGGGCGCGGATGGCCCCGACGCGGCTGGCCGTGTCATCCAGGCCTTCGGGGATATCGCCGTTGGTGGAAACTACCTGGTCGGGATCATCCTCTTCCTGATCTTCGTGACGATCAACTTCGTGGTCATCTCGAAAGGTTCGGGCCGCATCGCCGAGGTTGCGGCGCGTTTCACCCTCGACGCGATGCCTGGCAAGCAGATGGCGATCGACGCGGACCTCAATCAAGGCATTCTCGACGAGGCCGAGGCGAAGCAGCGCCGCAAGGACATCCAACGCGAAGCCGATTTCTACGGCGCGATGGACGGTGCCAGCAAATTCGTCAAGGGTGATGCCATCGCCGGGCTCGTGATCATGGCCGTCAACATCCTGGGCGGGTTGGCCGTGGGAGTCATCCAGGGTGGGATGGGCGTGACGGACGCGATCGAAACCTACACCCTGCTGACGGTGGGTGACGGATTGGTCGGTCAGGTCCCCGCTCTGGTCGTATCGACCGCTGCCGGCATGGTCGTGACCCGCGCCGCAGCCGGAGACACGCTTTCGGCCGAACTCGGAACCCAGATCATGGCGCAGCCGCGCGCGGTCTACGGGGCGGCCGGGATGCTGGGCGTCATGGCGATGATCCCCGGCTTTCCGTTTCTGCCGTTTGCCGGGCTCGCAGCGGGAGCCGCGTACTTCGCCCGGACGATTACCGAGACACAGAAGAACGCCGAACCCGTTGAGCAGGAATTCAAGACAGTGGAACCTGAAGTTTCCGAGGAGGAAGAGGTGCGGGGAGCCCTTGCGCTCGATGATCTGGAGCTGGAGATCGGCTACGGCCTGATTCCGTTGGTCGACCCGGACCGCGGAGGTGACCTGTTGCCACGGGTGCGGGCGATGCGCAAACAGCTGGCAACGGAGCTCGGCTTCGTCATCCCGCTGATCCACATTCGAGACAACCTCCAGCTCGAACCCGGCGAGTACGCCGTGCTCGTGCGTGGAAACCAGGTGGCGCGTTCGCGCATCCCGCCGGGAAGATTGCTTGCGATCCAGCCCGGAGAAGGAGCGCCGGAGATCCCCGGTATTGCCACCAAGGATCCGGCCTTCGGCTTGCCCGCCGTCTGGATTCAGGATCGGGACAAGGAGCGGGCGACCACCGCTGGCTATGCAGTCGTCGATTCAGCCTCGGCCCTGGCGACGCATCTGGCGGAGACGATCCGTCGGTTCGCTCCGGAGCTACTCACGCGCGCCAATGTGATGGAGCTGCTCGATGCATTCTCGCGTCAATCGCCGAAGGTGGTGGAGGAGATCGTGCCCGCGTTGGTGAGCGTCTCCGTTCTGCATCGCACTTTGCGCCAACTGCTCGAAGAAGGGGTCTCGGTTCGCGACATCGGATCGATCCTGGAGACATTGGCCGAGTACTCGGGAAAGATCGAAGATCCGGACCTGCTGACCGATCTGGTGCGCGAGCGCCTGGGTCGGACGATTACCAGGCCCTTCCTCGATTCGGAGGGGACGCTGAACGTGATTACCCTCGAACCGGGTCTCGAGGAGACGTTGAAGAACGGCGTCCAGCGTTCCCAGGGTGGGTCATATCTGGCCGTCGATCCGAGCACATTGGATCGGTTGGTGCGCGGCGTCGAGGCACAAGTCCACGGGCTTCCCGCTTCCGGCGATACCGGTCCCGTTCTGCTTTCTCCGCAGCAGCTGCGCTCCCCCCTACGGCAGCTTCTGAGCCGGAGTGCACCGCGGGTGGCTGTGGTTTCCCATAACGAGCTTCCTCCGGACGTTCGGATCGTTGCGACTGGGCAGGTGGAGTTGGCCGAGGCCGCGGGTCTGCTCTGA